The DNA window AATTTCCTGAAGCGTGCTGATTTAGTTTATACCGGGCGTTTTGACCTGAATCCGGCACCTAATACTCGTGAAAAACTATTATTGCCACTGAATGATATTAAAGTATTGCAAAAAAGTGGTGTTTATCTGGCTGTCATGCAGCAGGCCGGAAAATATACCTATAGTAATCCTGGTATGTTATTTACGCTGAGTGATATTGGCGTCTCAATGCACAGCTATCTGAATCGGATAGATGTTTTTGTACAATCATTGGAACAAGGCTCCAGCCTGGAAGGTGTTGAAATTCGTTTGCTGGATGCGGGGGGACAACTTCTGTCAAAAAACACGACAGACAATAATGGTCACACCACGCTGGAAAAAAATGCCAAGGCAAAATTATTGTTGGCGATCCAGGGCAATCAAACCAGTATTATCGATTTGTCATATCCTGCGTTGGATCTCTCTGAGTTTGATATCGGCGGCACACAAGGGTATAGCAAGCAGTTTTTTGTGTTTGGCCCAAGGGATCTTTATCGTCCTGGAGAAACGCTGATTGTGAATGGCTTGCTGCGAGATGCTGATGGCCGTTTGTTGAAGCCCCAACCTGTAAAAGTTGATGTATTGAAAGCGGATAATCAGGTTGTGCGCAGTTTTGTCTGGCAACCTGAAAATGGACTTTATCAGTATCGTTACCCGATCCCAAAAACCGCCGAAACAGGCATGTGGTCATTGCGTTTTGATTTAGGTGACAACACTCCGCGTTATTACAAATTTAATGTGGAAGATTTTATGCCCGAACGTATGGCATTGGAAATTAAGGGAAATAATGGCAATAGACCAGTATTGAAAGATAAAAGTGTTAATTTTGCCATAACTGGTCGTTACCTATATGGAGCACCAGCAGTTGAGAATCGGCTGCAAGGCCAATTGTTTATGCGTCCAGCTCGTGATGCGGTGGCGAAATTATCGGGATATGAGTTTGGCTCCTCGAAAGAAGAGGGATTGAACAGAACTCTGGATGAGTTCGACTTGACGTTAAATAGTGAAGGAAAAACGGTCATTTCTGTCGGTGATGATAATTGGAAATATATAACATCTCCGGTAAAAATTATCGTACAGGCCAGCTTGCTAGAATCTGGCGGACGTCCGGTGACACGTCGTGCTGAGCAAGCCGTTTGGCCAGCTGACAAGCTGGTTGGCATACGTCCGCTCTTCAATAAAAAATCTATTTATAATTACAGTACAGGCCGTGATGAAAATCGCTATAACGTTGATGAAAACTCACTGGCAGAGTTTGGCATCGTTTATGCGGATGCGGATGGTAAGAAATATGCCACAAATGATTTGAGAGCTCGCCTGATATATGAACGTCGGGATTATTACTGGCGTTGGTCAGACAGTAACGGTTGGGATTCGGGATATGACCAGAAAGATTTGGTGATGGCAGATGAGTCTGTCCAACTTGCGGAAAATGGTACAGCAAAAGTCAGTTTCCCGGTTGAATGGGGTTCTTACCGCATTGAAATAGTGGATCAGAAAAATCAGCTTGTAACCAGCCTGAACTTCTGGGCAGGTTATTCATGGCAGGATAATACGGATGGAACAGGTGCAATCCGTCCGGATCAAGTCAAACTCTCATTGGACAAACCCGCGTATAAACCAGGCGATAAAGTAAAACTGCATATGCTTGCACCACAGGCGGGTAAGGGCTACTTACTGCTGGAATCCAGTGATGGTCCGTTGTGGTGGCAGGAAATTGATGTTCCGGCAAAAGGTCTGGATATTGATATACCCATTAATTCATCGTGGGCTCGCCATGATTTGTATCTGACTGCGGTTGTTATACGGCCGGGAGATAAAAATCGTCAGGCAACATCGAAACGGGCAATTGGTGTATTGCATCTGCCGTTGATGGACGAAGGGCGTAAGCTGAATCTGACACTGAGTGCGCCAGATAAGATACGCCCGAATCAAGATCTTAAAATCAAAATCAAGGCAACACTTCAGAAGGGCAAAGACCAGCCAGTAAGTAAGGAATTGCCAAAGCAAGTTTATGTTCTGCTTTCTGCTGCTGATTCAGGTGTACTCAGTATTACTAACTTCAAGACTCCAGATCCTTATGAAGCATTCTTCGGGCGTAAACGTTATAGCGTTGATCAGTATGATGTTTATGGTCATTTAATTGAAACTGAAGGACGTAAAGCAAATTTACGCTTTGGTGGCGATGGTGATGAAAATACGCTCGAAAGGGGAGGCAAAAAACCACTGACAGAAGTCAATATCATTGCCGAACAAGTTAAACCAATTACCTTGAATGCTAATGGAGAAGGTGAAATTACCTTACCTATTCCTGATTTTAATGGTGAACTCCGGTTGATGGCACAAGCATGGAGTGATAACGAATTCGGATACAGTGAGCGTAAAGTTACAGTCGCTGCCCCGGTTGTTAGCCAGATGTCATTACCTCGTTTCATGGCAGGTGGCGATCAATCTCAGTTAGCATTGGATCTCACCAACTTAACTGAACAACCGCAAGTACTGACGCTCAATTTCACTACAAGCGGATTGATAAAGTTAGAGAATCCAGTAAGTAGAAAAATTATTTTGGAAACAGGAAAACGAACCACTATTCAAATTCCGGTCAAAGCAGATCATGGGTTTGGACAAGGGGAAATTTTCCTGACAATTGATGGATTGAATGTACCCAACGAAAAACTGCAACAGTATACAAGTAGCTGGAAAATTGCGGTTCGTCCGGCACATCCGGCTGCAACCATACAGTTTGATGATATTATCCGACAAGGCGAAGAGTGGCGGTTACCACAAGACACTATCGCTGATTTGATACCAGAAACACTGGAGGGGCAGCTCTTACTGACCAGCAGGCCACCACTGCAAATTGCACGTTATATTCGCGAATTATATGCTTACCCATATGGCTGTTTGGAGCAGACGATTAGTGGGCTTTACCCATCACTCTATTCCAATGAAGCTGAACTGAAAAAATTGGGTATCAATACACAAAGTGACGAAAAGCGGCGAGCAGCCATTGATACCGGTATTACCCACTTGCTGAGTATGCAGCGTCATGATGGCAGCTTTTCGTTATGGGATAGTAATGGCGAGGAAAAGTTCTGGCTGACGGCTTATGCGGCAGATTTCTTATTCCGTGCCAATCAGCAAGGTTACAGTATCCCGGCTGATGCCCTGAAGACTGCCAATAACCGACTTCTGCGTTACTTACAGGATAAAAATATTATCAACGATCGTTACAGCAGTGCACGCAGTAAAACACAATTTTCTGTACAGGCATATGCGGGTTTGGTCTTGGCAAGCCAGCAAAAAGCTCCATTAAGTGGTTTAAGACAACTCTATGAACAACGAGGGCAGGCTGGTAATGGTTTGTCTCTGGTACAGTTGGGGATCGCGCTGAAAATGATGGGAGATAATACTCGTGGTAATGAGGCGATTCGTTCAGGTGTGAATAAATCCCGTCAATCCGGTTATAGTCTGCATGATTATGGTAGCACAATCCGTGACAACGCCTTGATTGTTGCTCTATTGACTGAAAACAAGATAATGTTAAACGAGCGTGATGAAAAACTACTCGGTTTATCTAATGAGTTATCCGCGCATCGTTATTTCTCTACACAGGAAAGCAATGCCATCTATCTGGCTGGGCGCTATTTTATTGATGCTGACGAGCCGTCCTGGAATGCGGTCATTAGTCAGCAAATACCACCGATTAACCGTGATAGCGCATTAAATAATGCATTGACTGCGAAGCAGATCCTGAAAGGTATTGAAATCAGTAATCGTGGTGAGAGTACATTGTATTCACGTCTGAGTGTGGTGGGTTATCCATTGCATGTACCAAAACCTTATTCAAACATTCTGAATATTAAGCGTACCTATCTTGATTTGAATGGTGAAAATTATTATCCGGATCGTCTGAAAAGTGGTGAAATGATGGTCGTGAAATTGGAAATCAGTGCGACAGAACCTGTATCGGATGCGCTGGTTGTCGATTTATTGCCTGCCGGATTGGAAATTGAGAATCAAAATCTGGCGCATAGCAGTGCCAGCCTGAGTGAAAGCACTACTGCTCTGCAAAAGGCTATTAACGATATGCAGATGGCGAATATTCGTCATATCGAGTACCGCGATGATCGTTTTGTTGCTGCTGTCTCCGTTGAGCCTTATCGACCAGTCACCTTGCTCTATTTAGCCCGCGCAGTTGCACCGGGGGTTTATCAGGTGCCAGCACCACAAGTTGAATCTATGTATGTACCGGTTTGGCGAGCAGTAGGTGAAACGGAGGAAAGGTTGGAGGTTGTGCATTAATCACAAACCGGCCCTTATTTCCGATGAAATCCATAGGGTATATACCCTATGGATTTCAGTGGTTTTTTTGTAGCCAACAAAGAGGCAACCCGAAAGATGAAGGATATAAAGGCTGAATTTTATGGATACAGTTTTAATGAAAAGTTTCTTCCGCCGCATTTATCTGATCCCTCTGACAATTTTACTGATTCTGCCTCTTTCTCTATGGCTGGCTGATAAAATTTGGCCACTGCCATTAAAAAACGTCAAAATGGCACGTGTTGTCATCGGAGCAGATGGTTCACCACTATGGCGTTTTGCTGATAGTGAAGGAGTCTGGCGTTATCCCGTTACCTTGTCGCAAGTTTCTCCTGAATATATTCAGGCTCTGTTAGCCTATGAAGATCGTTGGTTTTACAAGCATCCCGGCATTAATCCCATCTCATTATTGCGGGCGGCCTGGCAGGATATACGTGCCGAAAAGATTGTATCAGGAGGCAGTACTATCTCAATGCAGGTTGCCCGTTTGATAGATCCCCATCCACGTACTGTTGCAGGGAAATTAAAACAGATTTGGCGCACCCTGCAATTAGAGTGGCATTATTCCAAAGATGAAATTTTGCAGATGTATTTAAACAGAGCACCATTTGGTGGCACATTGCAAGGCGTTGGAGCAGCAAGTTGGGCATATCTGGGAAAGCCCCCATCAAATCTTTCATCTGGTGAAGCGGCATTACTGGCGGTATTGCCACAAGCACCGAGTCGTTTAAGGCCGGATCGCTATCCGGAACGGGCTCAGGCTGCCCGTGATAAGGTATTGCAGCGATTGAAACGATATGGTGTTTGGTCAGCAGAAAAAGTAGCAGATATAGCAGAGGAAAATCTATGGCTTGCTCCCCGTCAGGTTCCTCAGCTTGCTCCATTGCTGGCAAGGAGAATGGTACAGGAAACTCAACAGGAAGTGATACAAACCACTATTGACACAGGATTGCAGCGTCAGTTGGAAGATTTGGTGCTCAACTGGAAATATCAACTGGCGGAAAAAACGTCTGTTGGCGTACTGGTGGTTGATCATACTGATATGACAGTCAAGGCTTACATTGGTTCGGTGGATTTTCAGGATAACAGTCGTTTCGGCCATGTCGATATGGTCAGTGCATGGCGTTCTCCGGGGTCTACACTAAAGCCTTTTTTGTATGCAATGGCTCTGGATGATGGATTAATTCACGCTGAATCTCTTTTGCAAGATGTTCCCCGCCGTTTTGATGATTATCGGCCGGGAAACTTCGATAGTGGGTTTAATGGGCCGGTTAGTGCCAGCGAAGCACTGGTACGTTCATTGAATTTACCCGCGGTACAGCTTCTTGAAGCGTATGGGGCTAAAAGGTTTACTGCTAATTTGCGCAATGTAGGTATGGTATTGCGTTTTCCATTGAGCAGTGAACCAAATCTGGCACTGATACTTGGTGGGACATCAGTTCGTATGGATCAACTGGTTTCTGTTTATAGTGCTTTTGCCCGTCAGGGGAAAGTCTCTCCGTTGCGCTTTACCCTACAGCAGAAGATCCGGGACAGACAACTGATTACGGCAGGTGCCGCCTGGATTGTCAGAAGGATTATGGCGGGAGAAAGTCGCCCATTGCCGGATAGCGTGTTGCCTGCTGAAGTACCATTAGCATGGAAAACAGGCACCAGTTATGGTTGTCGCGATGCGTGGGCCATTGGCCTGAATGCTCGTTACACCATAGGTGTTTGGGTGGGAAGACCGGATGGAACGCCAGTGGTAGGGCAATTTGGCTATGCTACAGCAATACCTATCATGAACCAGATTAATGGATTACTCATGAGAAATTTGTATTATGGTTCTCAGTATATTCCTGTTGATCCGAGGCCGGAAAGTGTCAGTCAGGCAGTTATCTGTTGGCCAGGTGGTACTGTACTTAAGAGAGACGATAATAATTGCCGCCAGCGCCATTTGAGTTGGGTTTTGGATAATACGCTCCCACCAACATTGCTGGCGGCGGAGCAGGAATCTATTTCAGGTATCAATGAACGGATATGGGAAGATAAAAATGGGCTGCGGGTTGCTTCTGATTGTCCTGATGCCAGACCTGAAACAATAGCTTTGTGGCCGATTGCATTGGAAGCATGGTTACCGGAAAAAGAGCGGCGTTTAAATCGGTTGCCGGCAATTAACCCTCAATGTCCTCCGATGAAAATAGATGAGGCACCATTATTGATTGTAGGTATCCGTGAGGGCGATATTCTAAAGCGTATTCCGGGGGAAAAGACGCTGGATTTGCGAATAGCAACACAAGGTGGTAGCGGGCAACAATGGTGGTTTTTGAATGGTGAGCAAGTTGCCGTGACTGAAAATAACCAGCAGTGGGTTAAGGTCTTATCTCATCCGGGGAAATATCAACTTAGTGTTTTAGATTTGAGTGGACAAATCAGTGTAATTAATTTTGTGGTGCAGTGATTAGGTAATGGCTTGTGATATTGAATAAATATTCTAATATAAACATGATGTTAATAGTGATTTTGGTTTTCAAATAATTTTACTGTTGTTTTGCTTCTATTGTTCTGCATTGAAAATATTGGAATTTAAAGACGGTTAGTCAATAAGTTTCAATCTGTTTATAGATGTTATGTCAAGTTCTCCAGTGAGGAAATAAAGATGAAAGTATTTTTATATGCTGTACTGTTGGGGTTATTTTATGCTCCGCTCTCTTTGGCTGATACACCAGCCAAAGAGGTTGGTAATAAAATAGCAAATAAAGAATCAGTGAAGCCCGGTGCATTGAAAAAATGTACATATTTATTGCCCGAAGGGCATAAATATACCTTTAGCATTATTGTTACATCTGATAAGACAACAAAAGACAGTAATGAGCAGTTTAAAGGGAAATTTGAAGTTTCTGATGAAACTAAGAAACCATTGGATGAGCAAAGACAAGAGCAGCTCAAGCCTTTTATTCAATGCGTGAAAGATACCGTTTTGTAATTGAGTACTGAAAACAGGCTTATCTCACATTGTCTTAAACTGAGTTATACAGTGAAAATGTGATTTGTGCTAAAAAATTATAATTTTCGCTAAGAAGATTTTAATAATATGTTGTGTTTCTTGTAGGCAAGCAGGAAGTCTCCTCCTATAATCAACGCCTATTTTTATTCCTGTCAGGAAAACAGGATAAATCTTGTCCTTCTGCCTTGTCAGAGGGAATTAAAATGAGTCATCGCTGAAAGTGCCAAAGAGGTTATCCAATGACGATTGAACGTACTTTTTCCATTATTAAGCCTAATGCTGTGAAGAAAGATGTTATCGGTTCCATCTATGCCCGTTTTGAAAGTGCTGGTTTTAAAATCATCGCGGCTAAAATGTTGCATTTAACACGTGAACAAGCAGAAGGTTTTTATGCTGAGCACAAAGGCCGCCCTTTCTTTGACGGCCTGATAGAATTTATGACATCTGGCCCAATTATGGTGCAGGTTCTGGAAGGTGAAAATGCAGTTCAGCGTCATCGTGATCT is part of the Xenorhabdus cabanillasii genome and encodes:
- a CDS encoding alpha-2-macroglobulin family protein, which produces MRQYQLRQWTARRKRFITLMVATLFAFFALCTLSGCDQSQDNENTGKSEKPTISTAQRTTDTAKRELQSPVPQLQQQRYAGKEVTILDASELQLDGASAMVVTFSIPLQVDQNFSQKVHLVDVKSGKLEGAWELSDNQTELRLRHLPPDRELQLTVDEGLKGINGRQLVSPYEKKFQTAPIKPTVGFASKGVLLPSKTAEGLPVLALNVDQVDVNFFRIKETSLPEFIADWQYRSSMEYWDSENFLKRADLVYTGRFDLNPAPNTREKLLLPLNDIKVLQKSGVYLAVMQQAGKYTYSNPGMLFTLSDIGVSMHSYLNRIDVFVQSLEQGSSLEGVEIRLLDAGGQLLSKNTTDNNGHTTLEKNAKAKLLLAIQGNQTSIIDLSYPALDLSEFDIGGTQGYSKQFFVFGPRDLYRPGETLIVNGLLRDADGRLLKPQPVKVDVLKADNQVVRSFVWQPENGLYQYRYPIPKTAETGMWSLRFDLGDNTPRYYKFNVEDFMPERMALEIKGNNGNRPVLKDKSVNFAITGRYLYGAPAVENRLQGQLFMRPARDAVAKLSGYEFGSSKEEGLNRTLDEFDLTLNSEGKTVISVGDDNWKYITSPVKIIVQASLLESGGRPVTRRAEQAVWPADKLVGIRPLFNKKSIYNYSTGRDENRYNVDENSLAEFGIVYADADGKKYATNDLRARLIYERRDYYWRWSDSNGWDSGYDQKDLVMADESVQLAENGTAKVSFPVEWGSYRIEIVDQKNQLVTSLNFWAGYSWQDNTDGTGAIRPDQVKLSLDKPAYKPGDKVKLHMLAPQAGKGYLLLESSDGPLWWQEIDVPAKGLDIDIPINSSWARHDLYLTAVVIRPGDKNRQATSKRAIGVLHLPLMDEGRKLNLTLSAPDKIRPNQDLKIKIKATLQKGKDQPVSKELPKQVYVLLSAADSGVLSITNFKTPDPYEAFFGRKRYSVDQYDVYGHLIETEGRKANLRFGGDGDENTLERGGKKPLTEVNIIAEQVKPITLNANGEGEITLPIPDFNGELRLMAQAWSDNEFGYSERKVTVAAPVVSQMSLPRFMAGGDQSQLALDLTNLTEQPQVLTLNFTTSGLIKLENPVSRKIILETGKRTTIQIPVKADHGFGQGEIFLTIDGLNVPNEKLQQYTSSWKIAVRPAHPAATIQFDDIIRQGEEWRLPQDTIADLIPETLEGQLLLTSRPPLQIARYIRELYAYPYGCLEQTISGLYPSLYSNEAELKKLGINTQSDEKRRAAIDTGITHLLSMQRHDGSFSLWDSNGEEKFWLTAYAADFLFRANQQGYSIPADALKTANNRLLRYLQDKNIINDRYSSARSKTQFSVQAYAGLVLASQQKAPLSGLRQLYEQRGQAGNGLSLVQLGIALKMMGDNTRGNEAIRSGVNKSRQSGYSLHDYGSTIRDNALIVALLTENKIMLNERDEKLLGLSNELSAHRYFSTQESNAIYLAGRYFIDADEPSWNAVISQQIPPINRDSALNNALTAKQILKGIEISNRGESTLYSRLSVVGYPLHVPKPYSNILNIKRTYLDLNGENYYPDRLKSGEMMVVKLEISATEPVSDALVVDLLPAGLEIENQNLAHSSASLSESTTALQKAINDMQMANIRHIEYRDDRFVAAVSVEPYRPVTLLYLARAVAPGVYQVPAPQVESMYVPVWRAVGETEERLEVVH
- the pbpC gene encoding peptidoglycan glycosyltransferase PbpC (penicillin-binding protein 1C), whose protein sequence is MKSFFRRIYLIPLTILLILPLSLWLADKIWPLPLKNVKMARVVIGADGSPLWRFADSEGVWRYPVTLSQVSPEYIQALLAYEDRWFYKHPGINPISLLRAAWQDIRAEKIVSGGSTISMQVARLIDPHPRTVAGKLKQIWRTLQLEWHYSKDEILQMYLNRAPFGGTLQGVGAASWAYLGKPPSNLSSGEAALLAVLPQAPSRLRPDRYPERAQAARDKVLQRLKRYGVWSAEKVADIAEENLWLAPRQVPQLAPLLARRMVQETQQEVIQTTIDTGLQRQLEDLVLNWKYQLAEKTSVGVLVVDHTDMTVKAYIGSVDFQDNSRFGHVDMVSAWRSPGSTLKPFLYAMALDDGLIHAESLLQDVPRRFDDYRPGNFDSGFNGPVSASEALVRSLNLPAVQLLEAYGAKRFTANLRNVGMVLRFPLSSEPNLALILGGTSVRMDQLVSVYSAFARQGKVSPLRFTLQQKIRDRQLITAGAAWIVRRIMAGESRPLPDSVLPAEVPLAWKTGTSYGCRDAWAIGLNARYTIGVWVGRPDGTPVVGQFGYATAIPIMNQINGLLMRNLYYGSQYIPVDPRPESVSQAVICWPGGTVLKRDDNNCRQRHLSWVLDNTLPPTLLAAEQESISGINERIWEDKNGLRVASDCPDARPETIALWPIALEAWLPEKERRLNRLPAINPQCPPMKIDEAPLLIVGIREGDILKRIPGEKTLDLRIATQGGSGQQWWFLNGEQVAVTENNQQWVKVLSHPGKYQLSVLDLSGQISVINFVVQ
- the ndk gene encoding nucleoside-diphosphate kinase, producing MTIERTFSIIKPNAVKKDVIGSIYARFESAGFKIIAAKMLHLTREQAEGFYAEHKGRPFFDGLIEFMTSGPIMVQVLEGENAVQRHRDLMGATNPDNALAGTLRADYADSFTENAVHGSDSIESASREIAYFFSDDEVFPRY